The sequence below is a genomic window from Psychrilyobacter piezotolerans.
TTTAAGATAATATGGTGAGTTATTTTACAGCCCACCTATTTTCTTAAATATTTTTTGATTTAAAATTTTAAGATCTTCTAAAAAACAAAAAAGGCTTCCAATTAAGAAAGCCTAAACATCTTTATTTTTTCCTATAGCTGAGAGCTTCCATGATATGGGATAACTCTATATTTTTACTCCCCTCTAAATCGGCTATGGTTCTCCCTACTTTGAGTACCTTATCGTAGCTTCTCCCGGAAAGACCAAATATATCTATGGAGTCGATCAGCACTTTTTTGCTTTTATCATCTAATTTACAGTATTTTTTTATCTCTTTAGGAGTCATATTCCCGTTAATTTTTGAGCTCCCAAATCTTTCCCACTGTATCTTCCTTGCTTTTTCTACCCTTTCCCTTATTTTAACCGACCTCTCTCCCTCTTCATAGGAGGCCAGTTCCGATCTCGATAATTTCTTTATTTCTAAATACAGGTCTATCCTGTCCAGTAACGGCCCTGAAATCTTATGCTGGTACCTGTTTATCTGGGACAGGCTGCAGCTGCACCTGTTTTCAAACAAGTTTCCGCAGGGACAGGGATTGGATGCCATTATAAGTACCATATCTGCCGGCATCTCCACCCTGTACTCTGCTCTGGTTATAGATACTTTTTTATCCTCCAGGGGCTGCCTAAGTGTTTCTAATACCATCCTTGGAAATTCTGTAACTTCATCTAAAAACAAGACCCCATTGTGGGCTAAACTTACCTCACCGGCTTTGGGAACCCTCCCTCCTCCTACAATGGAAACCATGGAGCTGCTATGGTGGGGAGATCTAAATGGTCTTTTATCTATTATGGGGATATCCTTTGTCAGCAGTCCTGTACTACTGTAGATCTTGGTTGATTCGATTATTTCACCCTCACTCATAGGCGGCAGGATGGTCGGCAGTCGTTTGGCCAGCATTGATTTCCCTGCTCCCGGAGTTCCTATCATATAAAAATTATGTCCCCCTGCTGCCGCTATCTCTATACATCTTTTCGCCTGGACCTGTCCCTTTACCTCTTTAAAATCAACTGAATAATCTTCCCCTTCCTTTTTTTCCTCTGCTTTTGGAGACTCTATCTCTATCTTATCATTTAAAAATTGGACTACCTGAACCAAATTATCAACGGGTATTATCTCCACCCCCTTTATGACACTGGCTTCTAAATAGTTCTCCCTGGGCAATATTACCCCAAATATCTCATTTTCTTTGGCACAGATGACTGAATTTATGGCTCCGTCAATTTTTCTGATATCCCCATTTAAAGACAGCTCTCCCAAGACTATATATTTCTTTAATTTTTTATTTTCCACCTCTCCCAAACTGGCTAATATCCCTATGGCTATAGGAAGGTCAAAGGAAGCTCCCTCCTTTCTGATCCCGGCAGGAGAAAGATTTATTACTATCCTTCTGGCAGGCACTTCATACCCGCTATTTTTTATGGCAGCTCTGACCCTTTCCTTGCTTTCAGAGATAGCCACATCTGCTAACCCTACTATATTAAAACTGGGCAGCCCTGCCATGATATCGGCTTCTACCTCTAATATGTATGATTCTATACCTATATAACTCGAACTAAGCACCTTGGAAACCATAAAATCACCCCTAGTTAATTTTTTCTGTATTCTTTAAACATATTCAAAT
It includes:
- a CDS encoding YifB family Mg chelatase-like AAA ATPase, with amino-acid sequence MVSKVLSSSYIGIESYILEVEADIMAGLPSFNIVGLADVAISESKERVRAAIKNSGYEVPARRIVINLSPAGIRKEGASFDLPIAIGILASLGEVENKKLKKYIVLGELSLNGDIRKIDGAINSVICAKENEIFGVILPRENYLEASVIKGVEIIPVDNLVQVVQFLNDKIEIESPKAEEKKEGEDYSVDFKEVKGQVQAKRCIEIAAAGGHNFYMIGTPGAGKSMLAKRLPTILPPMSEGEIIESTKIYSSTGLLTKDIPIIDKRPFRSPHHSSSMVSIVGGGRVPKAGEVSLAHNGVLFLDEVTEFPRMVLETLRQPLEDKKVSITRAEYRVEMPADMVLIMASNPCPCGNLFENRCSCSLSQINRYQHKISGPLLDRIDLYLEIKKLSRSELASYEEGERSVKIRERVEKARKIQWERFGSSKINGNMTPKEIKKYCKLDDKSKKVLIDSIDIFGLSGRSYDKVLKVGRTIADLEGSKNIELSHIMEALSYRKK